The genomic stretch CGTGCTCACCGAGGAGCGCCGCTTCAAGGGGTCGCTCGCCGACCTGGAAGCCGTCCGCGAGCGCGTCTCGATCCCCGTCCTGCGCAAGGACTTCATCGCCGAGCCCTACCAGGTTCTCGAGGCCCGCGCGGCCGGAGCCGACCTGGTCCTGCTCATCGTCGCCGCGCTCGAGCAGCCCCTGCTCATCGAGCTGCACGCCCTGGTCCTCGAGCTCGGGATGACCCCGCTCGTCGAGACCCACTCGGCCGACGAGCTCGAGCGGGCGATCGACCTCGGCGCCCACCTCATCGGCGTCAACGCGCGCAACCTGACGACCTTCGAACTCGACCGCGACCTCTTCGGCCGACTCTCGGACCGCATCCCCGCTGATGCGGTGAAGGTCGCCGAGTCGGCGGTCAAGACGGCCGACGACGTCGCCCACTACCGCCGTTCGGGCGCCGATGTCGTCCTTGTTGGCGAGGCGCTCGTCACCGGAGGTGACCCCGTCTCCACCCTCGCCAGTTTCCTGGCCTCCTGATCACCGAGAGGCGGAACCGCATGGCACTCCGGGATGAACTCGGCCCCTACTTTGGCGAGTTCGGCGGACGTTACGTCCCCGAGTCGCTCGTCGAGGCACTCGATGAGCTGAGCGCCGAGTACGAGCGCACCACAGGCGACCCCGCGTTCGCGGCCGAGCTGATGGAGCTGCACCGCAGCTACACCGGCCGACCGTCGATCATCACCGAGGTGCCCCGGTTCGCCGAGCACGCCGGTGGTGCGCGGATCATCCTCAAGCGCGAGGACCTCAACCACACCGGTTCGCACAAGATCAACAATGTGCTCGGCCAGGCTCTGCTGACCAGGCGGATCGGCAAGACCCGGGTCATCGCCGAGACGGGAGCGGGCCAGCACGGCGTCGCGACCGCCACCGCGGCCGCTCTGTTCGGCCTCGACTGCGTGGTCTACATGGGCGAGGTCGACACCGAGCGCCAGGCGCTCAACGTCGCCCGGATGCGCCTCCTGGGCGCCGAGGTGGTCCCCGTGACGACGGGTTCGCGCACCCTCAAGGACGCGATCAACGACGCCATGCGCGACTGGGTCACCAACGTCGGCACGACCAACTACATCTTCGGCACCGTCGCGGGACCGCATCCGT from Rathayibacter rathayi encodes the following:
- the trpC gene encoding indole-3-glycerol phosphate synthase TrpC, coding for MLTELTAGALADAARRRESAPIDVVERRALAQTPALDALAALAPAERVKIIAEVKRASPSRGALAEIPVPAELAGQYELGGASAISVLTEERRFKGSLADLEAVRERVSIPVLRKDFIAEPYQVLEARAAGADLVLLIVAALEQPLLIELHALVLELGMTPLVETHSADELERAIDLGAHLIGVNARNLTTFELDRDLFGRLSDRIPADAVKVAESAVKTADDVAHYRRSGADVVLVGEALVTGGDPVSTLASFLAS